In Halorhodospira halophila, a single window of DNA contains:
- a CDS encoding helix-turn-helix transcriptional regulator — protein sequence MSTARSNHHDRIIRLPEVRHLTGYSRSGVYAAMRRGDFPQAVKLGPRATGWREAEVREWLQSRPSIYGDQ from the coding sequence ATGTCTACAGCAAGAAGCAACCACCACGACCGCATCATCCGACTCCCCGAGGTTCGGCACCTTACGGGCTATAGCCGAAGCGGGGTGTACGCCGCCATGCGCCGCGGCGACTTCCCCCAGGCCGTAAAGCTCGGCCCGCGCGCCACCGGCTGGCGTGAAGCCGAAGTGCGCGAGTGGCTGCAAAGCCGCCCGAGCATCTACGGCGACCAGTGA